One Pseudomonas tolaasii NCPPB 2192 genomic window carries:
- the hpf gene encoding ribosome hibernation-promoting factor, HPF/YfiA family: MQVNISGHQLEVTKPLREYTESKLNKLAGHFDKITNVQVIMEVDKLKQKIEATLHVPNAKLVANAEHEDMYAAIDSLYDKLDRQLIKHKEKNLHLMQGTGR, encoded by the coding sequence ATGCAAGTCAACATCAGTGGACACCAACTGGAAGTAACCAAGCCCCTGCGTGAATACACCGAGAGCAAGCTGAACAAGCTTGCGGGGCATTTTGACAAGATCACCAACGTGCAGGTCATCATGGAGGTCGACAAGCTCAAGCAGAAAATCGAGGCCACCCTGCACGTACCGAATGCGAAGCTCGTCGCCAATGCGGAGCATGAAGACATGTACGCTGCGATTGACTCGCTCTACGACAAGCTGGACCGCCAACTCATAAAGCATAAGGAAAAGAATCTGCACCTGATGCAAGGTACAGGTCGTTAA
- a CDS encoding RNA polymerase factor sigma-54, whose amino-acid sequence MKPSLVLRMGQQLTMTPQLQQAIRLLQLSTLDLQQEIQEALESNPMLERQEEGDDFDNADPLADNIEQKPNSDVQEPSYQETAPTVDNLEEGEWNERIPNELPVDTAWEDVYQTSASSLPSNDDDEWDFTTRTSAGESLQSHLLWQLNLAPMSDTDRLIAVTLIDCINNQGYLDETLEEILEAFDPELDIELDEIEAVLHRIQQFEPAGIGARTLSECLLLQLRQLPAKTPWLAEAQRLVTDYIDLLGSRDYSQLMRRMKLKEDDLRQVIELVQSLNPRPGSQIESSEAEYVVPDVIVRKDNERWLVELNQESVPRLRVNPQYAGFVRRADTSADNTFMRNQLQEARWFIKSLQSRNETLMKVATQIVEHQRGFLEYGDEAMKPLVLHDIAEAVGMHESTISRVTTQKFMHTPRGIYELKYFFSSHVSTSEGGECSSTAIRAIIKKLVAAENQKKPLSDSKIAGLLEAQGIQVARRTVAKYRESLGIAPSSERKRLM is encoded by the coding sequence ATGAAACCATCGCTAGTCCTGAGAATGGGCCAGCAGCTGACGATGACACCGCAGCTGCAACAGGCCATCCGCCTGCTCCAATTGTCGACCCTGGACCTGCAACAGGAAATCCAGGAGGCCCTGGAGTCCAATCCGATGCTCGAACGCCAGGAAGAAGGCGACGACTTCGACAATGCAGACCCGCTGGCCGATAACATCGAGCAAAAACCCAACTCCGACGTGCAAGAACCCTCCTACCAGGAAACCGCCCCAACGGTGGATAACCTCGAGGAAGGTGAATGGAACGAACGCATTCCCAACGAGCTTCCGGTCGATACTGCCTGGGAAGACGTTTACCAGACCAGCGCCAGCAGCCTGCCAAGCAATGATGACGATGAGTGGGATTTCACCACCCGCACGTCCGCCGGCGAGAGCCTGCAGAGTCATTTGCTGTGGCAATTGAACCTGGCGCCGATGTCCGACACCGACCGCCTGATTGCCGTCACCTTGATCGACTGCATCAACAATCAGGGTTACCTGGACGAGACGCTCGAAGAAATTCTTGAGGCGTTCGACCCGGAACTGGACATTGAGCTGGACGAAATCGAAGCTGTTCTGCACCGCATCCAGCAATTCGAGCCTGCCGGCATAGGCGCCCGCACCCTCAGCGAATGCCTGTTGCTGCAATTGCGCCAGTTGCCCGCCAAAACCCCTTGGCTCGCCGAAGCCCAGCGCCTGGTCACCGACTACATCGACCTGCTGGGCAGCCGCGACTACAGCCAGTTGATGCGCCGCATGAAGCTCAAGGAAGACGACCTGCGCCAGGTGATCGAGCTGGTGCAGAGCCTCAACCCGCGCCCGGGCTCGCAGATCGAATCCAGCGAGGCGGAATACGTCGTTCCTGACGTGATCGTCCGCAAGGACAACGAGCGCTGGCTCGTGGAGCTGAATCAGGAGTCGGTGCCGCGCCTGCGCGTCAACCCGCAATACGCAGGTTTTGTACGCCGTGCCGACACCAGCGCCGACAACACCTTCATGCGCAACCAGTTGCAGGAAGCGCGCTGGTTCATCAAGAGCCTGCAAAGCCGCAACGAAACCCTGATGAAAGTCGCCACCCAAATTGTCGAGCACCAGCGCGGCTTCCTGGAATATGGCGACGAAGCGATGAAACCGCTGGTTTTGCACGATATTGCCGAAGCCGTTGGCATGCACGAATCGACGATTTCCCGGGTCACCACCCAGAAATTCATGCATACCCCACGGGGTATTTATGAGTTGAAATACTTTTTCTCCAGCCATGTCAGCACCTCCGAAGGCGGCGAATGCTCGTCCACGGCGATCCGCGCGATCATCAAAAAACTGGTTGCCGCGGAAAATCAGAAAAAGCCATTGAGTGACAGTAAGATCGCTGGTTTACTGGAGGCACAAGGCATTCAGGTCGCCCGTCGAACCGTCGCCAAGTACCGCGAGTCCCTCGGGATCGCGCCTTCCAGCGAGCGCAAGCGTTTGATGTGA
- the lptB gene encoding LPS export ABC transporter ATP-binding protein, which translates to MATLKAQHLAKAYKSRQVVRDVSLSIDSGQIVGLLGPNGAGKTTCFYMIVGLVQADQGRVLIDDLDVSHQPMHGRARAGIGYLPQEASIFRKLSVSDNIMAILETRKELDRDGRRKELESLLQEFHINHIRDNLGMSLSGGERRRVEIARALATAPKFILLDEPFAGVDPISVGDIKQIIHHLKAKGIGVLITDHNVRETLDICETAYIVNDGQLIAEGDSATILANELVKEVYLGHEFRL; encoded by the coding sequence ATGGCAACCCTGAAAGCCCAGCATCTGGCCAAGGCCTATAAAAGCCGTCAGGTCGTGCGCGACGTCAGCCTGTCGATCGACAGCGGCCAGATCGTCGGCCTGCTCGGCCCTAACGGCGCCGGCAAGACCACGTGCTTCTACATGATCGTCGGGCTGGTTCAGGCCGATCAGGGCCGCGTCCTGATCGACGACCTGGACGTCAGCCACCAACCCATGCACGGCCGCGCCCGCGCCGGTATCGGCTATCTCCCACAGGAAGCGTCGATCTTCCGCAAACTGTCGGTGTCCGACAACATCATGGCGATCCTTGAAACCCGCAAGGAACTCGACCGTGACGGCCGTCGCAAGGAGCTGGAAAGCCTGCTGCAGGAATTCCACATCAACCACATCCGCGACAACCTCGGCATGAGCTTGTCGGGGGGTGAGCGCCGCCGTGTGGAAATCGCCCGTGCACTGGCCACCGCGCCCAAGTTCATCCTGCTGGATGAACCCTTTGCCGGCGTCGACCCGATCTCGGTGGGCGATATCAAGCAGATCATCCACCACCTCAAGGCCAAGGGCATCGGCGTGCTGATCACGGACCACAACGTCCGCGAGACCCTGGATATCTGTGAAACCGCCTATATCGTCAACGACGGTCAACTGATCGCCGAAGGCGACTCAGCCACCATCCTGGCCAATGAACTGGTCAAGGAAGTGTACCTGGGCCACGAGTTCCGCCTGTAA
- the lptA gene encoding lipopolysaccharide transport periplasmic protein LptA, with amino-acid sequence MRLVKTLPILLGLGAALGSVSAWALPNDSQQPIHIQADDAQLDDKQGVATYTGGVIITQGSMKITGNTVTLTRTPGGDIDVVTSVGNLAYFEQKQAAADPAPMKGYGKTIQYHAQQNRIILIDQARVVSSDGNTTDGEKITYDTVKQIAQAGRANGSKIGTPKPRIDMVIQPKQKDGAAQPAPKPAAKKTN; translated from the coding sequence ATGAGGCTCGTTAAAACTCTCCCTATTTTGCTCGGTCTGGGCGCAGCACTGGGAAGCGTGAGCGCCTGGGCTCTGCCGAACGATAGCCAGCAGCCGATTCACATTCAGGCTGACGACGCTCAGCTGGATGACAAGCAAGGTGTGGCCACCTACACAGGCGGCGTGATCATTACCCAGGGTTCGATGAAGATCACCGGCAACACAGTGACCCTCACGCGCACCCCGGGCGGCGACATTGACGTGGTAACGTCGGTAGGCAACCTGGCGTACTTCGAACAGAAGCAAGCGGCTGCCGACCCGGCTCCAATGAAGGGCTATGGCAAGACCATCCAGTACCACGCCCAGCAAAACCGCATCATCCTGATCGACCAGGCCAGGGTTGTCAGCAGTGACGGCAACACCACTGACGGTGAAAAGATCACCTATGACACCGTGAAACAGATCGCACAGGCCGGCCGTGCCAACGGCTCGAAAATCGGAACGCCGAAGCCGCGCATCGACATGGTTATCCAGCCGAAGCAGAAAGATGGCGCCGCCCAGCCTGCGCCTAAACCCGCAGCGAAGAAGACGAATTAA
- the lptC gene encoding LPS export ABC transporter periplasmic protein LptC, producing the protein MLSKKIRNFLLFAVIAALFLAVGYWNISPERFLDKPVVQVDEGVIDYYATNAYSVQFLPDGKVQYEMTADRVDHVKASEVTLLTKPDMNLYRGTEFPWHVTSERGEVNPDGTQVELIDSVRVARTDEKNRDTIITSSRMTVFPQQQYAQTEQDVRIDGAGGVSTGKGMKAYLKESRIHLLSNVRGQYEAR; encoded by the coding sequence ATGCTGAGCAAAAAGATTCGCAACTTTCTGTTATTCGCAGTGATCGCCGCGCTGTTTCTGGCGGTGGGCTACTGGAATATCAGCCCGGAGCGCTTCCTCGACAAGCCTGTTGTGCAGGTTGACGAAGGCGTTATCGACTATTACGCAACCAATGCCTATAGCGTGCAATTCCTGCCTGATGGCAAGGTGCAGTACGAAATGACGGCCGACAGGGTCGATCACGTGAAGGCTTCCGAGGTCACCCTGCTGACCAAGCCGGACATGAACCTGTACCGCGGCACCGAATTCCCGTGGCACGTCACCAGCGAGCGTGGCGAGGTCAACCCGGACGGTACCCAGGTGGAACTGATTGATTCGGTTCGCGTTGCGCGCACCGATGAAAAGAACCGCGACACCATTATTACCAGCAGTCGCATGACCGTTTTCCCACAACAGCAATATGCGCAGACCGAGCAAGACGTTAGAATCGACGGCGCTGGCGGTGTATCGACTGGCAAGGGAATGAAAGCGTATTTGAAAGAAAGCAGGATACACCTGCTATCGAACGTAAGAGGACAGTATGAGGCTCGTTAA
- a CDS encoding KdsC family phosphatase, whose amino-acid sequence MTADLLQRGKNIKLAIFDVDGVLTDGRLYFLEDGSEFKTFNTLDGQGIKMLMAAGVQTAIISGRKTPVVERRAQNLGIPHLYQGREDKLVVLDELLGQLNLSYEQVAYLGDDLPDLPVIRRVGLGMAVANAAAFVREHAHGITTARGGEGAAREFCELILRAQGSLEAAHAAYL is encoded by the coding sequence ATGACAGCCGACCTGCTGCAACGCGGCAAAAACATCAAGCTGGCGATTTTCGACGTGGACGGCGTGCTGACGGATGGCCGCCTGTACTTCCTCGAAGATGGCAGCGAATTCAAGACGTTCAACACCCTCGACGGCCAAGGCATCAAAATGTTGATGGCGGCGGGTGTGCAAACCGCGATTATCAGCGGTCGAAAGACGCCGGTTGTGGAGCGCCGCGCACAAAACCTGGGGATTCCTCACCTGTATCAGGGCCGCGAGGATAAACTCGTGGTTCTGGACGAGCTTCTTGGCCAACTCAACCTAAGCTATGAACAGGTCGCCTATCTGGGTGATGACCTGCCTGACCTGCCGGTGATCCGCCGGGTCGGCCTGGGCATGGCCGTGGCAAACGCTGCGGCGTTTGTTCGCGAACACGCACATGGCATCACGACGGCACGTGGCGGCGAAGGCGCTGCCCGCGAGTTCTGCGAATTGATCCTGCGTGCCCAGGGCAGTCTTGAAGCGGCCCACGCCGCCTACCTATAG
- a CDS encoding KpsF/GutQ family sugar-phosphate isomerase has protein sequence MSQSSDLIQSAQRTIRLELEAVEGLLAHIDADFVRACEMILASKGRVVVVGMGKSGHVGNKIAATLASTGTTAFFVHPAEASHGDMGMITKDDIILALSNSGTTNEIVTLLPLIKRLGIQMISITGNPESTLAKAAEVNLNVHVAHEACPLNLAPTSSTTAALVMGDALAVALLDARGFTAEDFAFSHPGGALGRRLLLKVENVMHTGEELPSVQRGALLKEALMEMSLKRLGMTAILETDGRLAGVFTDGDLRRALDRNLDIQTAKIDEVMTPHGKTARPDMLAAEALKIMEDHKILALVVVDRDDRPIGALNMHDLLRAGVM, from the coding sequence ATGAGCCAATCCAGCGACCTTATTCAATCCGCACAACGCACTATCCGCCTGGAGCTAGAAGCCGTAGAAGGCTTGCTGGCCCATATCGACGCGGATTTCGTACGCGCCTGCGAGATGATTCTGGCCAGCAAGGGCCGCGTTGTCGTGGTCGGCATGGGCAAATCCGGCCACGTCGGCAACAAGATCGCCGCAACCCTGGCCAGCACCGGAACCACCGCGTTTTTCGTACACCCGGCCGAAGCCAGCCACGGCGACATGGGCATGATCACCAAGGATGACATCATCCTGGCCCTGTCCAACTCCGGCACCACCAACGAAATCGTGACGTTGCTGCCGCTGATCAAGCGCCTGGGCATCCAGATGATCAGCATCACCGGCAACCCGGAGTCCACGCTGGCCAAGGCTGCCGAAGTGAACCTCAATGTCCACGTAGCCCACGAGGCCTGCCCGCTGAACCTGGCGCCGACCTCCTCGACCACCGCCGCCCTGGTCATGGGCGATGCCCTGGCGGTGGCGCTGCTGGACGCCCGCGGCTTTACCGCGGAAGATTTTGCCTTCTCGCACCCGGGCGGGGCCCTGGGCCGTCGCCTGCTGCTCAAGGTGGAAAATGTGATGCACACCGGTGAGGAGTTGCCCAGCGTGCAACGCGGCGCCCTGCTCAAGGAGGCGTTGATGGAAATGAGCCTCAAGCGCCTGGGCATGACGGCCATCCTGGAAACCGACGGCCGCCTCGCCGGCGTGTTCACCGACGGCGACTTGCGCCGCGCCCTGGACCGCAACCTCGACATCCAGACCGCAAAGATCGATGAAGTCATGACGCCCCACGGCAAGACCGCCCGCCCCGACATGCTGGCGGCCGAGGCGTTGAAGATCATGGAAGACCATAAAATTCTCGCGCTGGTCGTGGTTGACCGCGATGATCGCCCGATTGGCGCCCTGAACATGCACGACTTGCTGCGTGCGGGAGTGATGTAA
- a CDS encoding ATP-binding cassette domain-containing protein yields MSADNAYAVELKGLTFKRGSRSIFNNVDIRIPRGKVTGIMGPSGCGKTTLLRLMGMQLRPSAGEVWVNGQNLPTLSRSDLFDARKHMGVLFQSGALFTDLDVFENVAFPLRVHTQLSDEMIRDIVLLKLQAVGLRGATELMPDELSGGMKRRVALARAIALDPQILMYDEPFVGQDPIAMGVLVRLIRLLNDALGITSIVVSHDLAETASIADYLYVVGDGQVLGQGTPEELMNADNPRIRQFMTGDPDGPVPFHFPAADYRSDLLGKR; encoded by the coding sequence ATGAGTGCCGATAACGCCTACGCGGTCGAGCTGAAGGGTCTTACCTTCAAGCGCGGGTCGCGCAGCATCTTCAATAACGTCGATATTCGCATTCCCCGCGGTAAAGTCACGGGCATCATGGGGCCTTCCGGTTGCGGCAAGACCACGTTGTTGCGCCTGATGGGCATGCAATTGCGGCCCAGCGCCGGCGAAGTGTGGGTCAACGGCCAGAACCTGCCGACACTGTCGCGCAGCGACCTGTTCGATGCGCGCAAGCACATGGGCGTACTGTTCCAGAGCGGCGCGCTGTTTACCGACCTCGACGTTTTCGAAAACGTGGCTTTTCCGCTGCGGGTGCATACCCAGCTGTCCGATGAAATGATTCGTGACATTGTTCTGCTGAAACTGCAGGCCGTAGGCCTTCGTGGTGCCACTGAACTGATGCCCGACGAGTTGTCCGGCGGCATGAAGCGCCGTGTCGCCCTGGCGCGGGCCATTGCGCTGGATCCACAAATTCTGATGTACGACGAGCCTTTCGTAGGCCAGGACCCGATCGCCATGGGCGTGCTGGTGCGCCTGATCCGTCTGCTCAACGATGCGCTGGGCATCACCAGCATCGTGGTTTCCCACGATTTGGCCGAAACCGCGAGCATTGCCGACTACCTTTATGTCGTCGGCGATGGCCAGGTACTGGGCCAGGGCACGCCTGAAGAATTGATGAACGCCGACAACCCGCGCATCCGCCAATTCATGACCGGCGACCCTGATGGTCCGGTGCCTTTTCACTTTCCGGCAGCGGATTACCGCTCAGATCTTCTGGGGAAGCGCTGA
- the mlaE gene encoding lipid asymmetry maintenance ABC transporter permease subunit MlaE gives MRKKSLLERVRLFGRSGIDMVEVLGRSTIFLFHALLGRGGIGGGFGLLIKQLHSVGVMSLVIIVVSGIFIGMVLALQGFNILSSYGSEQAVGQMVALTLLRELGPVVTALLFAGRAGSALTAEIGNMKSTEQLSSLEMIGVDPLKYIVAPRLWAGFISLPLLAMIFSVVGIWGGSWVAVDWLGVYDGSYWGNMQNSVTFSGDVLNGIIKSIVFAFVVTWIAVFQGYDCEPTSEGISRATTKTVVYASLAVLGLDFILTALMFGDF, from the coding sequence ATGCGCAAGAAATCTTTACTTGAGCGCGTGCGCCTTTTCGGTCGCTCCGGCATCGACATGGTCGAAGTGCTCGGGCGTTCGACGATCTTTCTGTTTCATGCCTTGCTCGGCCGTGGTGGCATCGGTGGCGGTTTTGGCCTGCTGATCAAGCAGCTGCATTCCGTGGGCGTAATGTCCCTGGTCATCATTGTGGTGTCCGGTATTTTCATCGGCATGGTGCTGGCGTTGCAGGGCTTCAATATTCTTTCCAGCTACGGTTCCGAACAGGCGGTGGGCCAGATGGTTGCCCTGACGCTGCTGCGTGAGCTCGGGCCGGTGGTCACCGCGTTACTGTTCGCCGGCCGCGCTGGCTCTGCGCTGACTGCCGAGATCGGCAACATGAAGTCCACCGAGCAACTGTCGAGCCTGGAAATGATCGGCGTCGACCCGCTCAAATACATTGTTGCCCCGCGCCTGTGGGCCGGCTTCATTTCCCTGCCGCTGCTGGCGATGATCTTCAGCGTGGTGGGCATTTGGGGCGGTTCGTGGGTTGCGGTTGACTGGCTGGGCGTCTACGACGGCTCTTACTGGGGCAACATGCAAAACAGCGTGACCTTCAGTGGCGACGTGCTCAACGGCATCATTAAAAGCATCGTTTTCGCCTTTGTAGTGACCTGGATCGCCGTATTCCAAGGCTACGACTGTGAGCCCACTTCAGAAGGGATCAGTCGCGCCACCACCAAGACCGTTGTGTACGCCTCGCTGGCGGTACTGGGCCTTGACTTCATTTTGACCGCCTTGATGTTTGGAGATTTCTGA
- the mlaD gene encoding outer membrane lipid asymmetry maintenance protein MlaD, whose product MQNRTVEIGVGLFLLAGILALLLLALRVSGLSASPTADTYKLYAYFDNIAGLTVRAKVTMAGVTIGKVTAIDLDRDSFTGRVTMQVDKKVDNLPTDSTASILTAGLLGEKYIGVSVGGETALLKDGSTIHDTQSSLVLEDLIGKFLLNTVNKDAK is encoded by the coding sequence ATGCAAAACCGCACTGTGGAAATCGGTGTCGGCCTTTTCTTGCTGGCTGGCATCCTGGCTTTACTGTTGCTGGCCCTGCGAGTCAGCGGCCTTTCGGCCAGCCCTACGGCCGACACTTATAAACTTTACGCGTACTTCGACAATATCGCCGGTTTGACTGTCAGAGCTAAAGTGACCATGGCCGGTGTGACGATCGGCAAGGTCACGGCAATCGATCTGGATCGCGACAGCTTCACCGGGCGAGTGACCATGCAAGTCGACAAGAAGGTAGATAACCTGCCGACTGACTCCACTGCATCTATCCTCACTGCGGGTCTGCTGGGCGAGAAATACATCGGTGTTAGCGTGGGTGGGGAAACAGCCCTGCTCAAGGATGGTTCGACCATCCACGACACACAGTCGTCGCTGGTGCTGGAAGACCTGATCGGTAAATTCCTGCTCAATACGGTCAATAAAGACGCCAAATGA
- a CDS encoding MlaC/ttg2D family ABC transporter substrate-binding protein, giving the protein MISTLRRGLLVLLAALPLMANAAGSAHDLVQDTTSKMLADLTANKEQYKQDPTKFYDALNTIVGPVVDAEGISRSIMTVKYSRKATPAQMQTFQENFKKGLFQFYGNALLEYNNQGITVAPAGDESGDRTSVSMTVKGNNGAVYPVQYTLEKVNGDWKLRNVIINGINIGKLFRDQFADAMQRNGNDLDKTINGWAGEVAKAKENSDKEAGKSAQ; this is encoded by the coding sequence ATGATCTCTACCTTGCGACGCGGCCTGCTGGTTCTGCTCGCAGCGCTGCCGCTGATGGCCAACGCGGCGGGTTCTGCGCACGATCTGGTGCAAGACACCACCAGCAAGATGCTGGCTGACCTGACAGCCAACAAGGAACAGTACAAGCAGGACCCGACCAAGTTTTACGATGCGCTGAACACCATCGTCGGCCCGGTGGTCGACGCTGAAGGCATTTCCCGCAGCATCATGACGGTCAAATATTCTCGCAAGGCCACCCCTGCACAGATGCAGACCTTCCAGGAAAACTTCAAGAAGGGCCTGTTCCAGTTCTACGGCAACGCTCTGCTTGAGTACAACAACCAGGGCATCACCGTCGCGCCTGCGGGCGATGAGTCGGGTGACCGTACCAGCGTCAGCATGACCGTCAAAGGCAATAACGGCGCGGTTTACCCTGTGCAGTACACGCTGGAAAAGGTCAATGGAGACTGGAAACTGCGCAACGTGATCATCAACGGCATCAACATCGGCAAACTGTTCCGTGATCAGTTCGCCGACGCCATGCAGCGCAATGGCAATGATCTGGACAAGACCATCAACGGCTGGGCCGGTGAAGTGGCCAAGGCCAAGGAAAATTCCGATAAAGAAGCCGGGAAGTCTGCGCAATGA
- a CDS encoding STAS domain-containing protein — protein MTESAVRLGDAGELFLSGVLDYRSGPDLRKQGQALINASNAPALVLDCSAVTKSSSVGLSLLLCFMRDAQAIKKPVSIRALPEDMREIAEVSGLTELLAHP, from the coding sequence ATGACCGAATCGGCTGTGCGTCTTGGCGACGCCGGTGAGTTGTTCCTCAGCGGTGTGCTCGATTACCGCTCCGGGCCTGACCTGCGCAAACAGGGCCAGGCGCTGATCAACGCCAGCAACGCTCCGGCGCTGGTGCTCGATTGCTCGGCGGTCACCAAGTCCAGCAGTGTCGGCCTTTCGTTGCTGCTGTGCTTCATGCGCGACGCTCAAGCAATCAAAAAACCGGTGAGCATTCGCGCGCTGCCTGAGGATATGCGTGAAATCGCTGAGGTTTCCGGCCTGACTGAGCTTCTGGCGCATCCTTAA
- a CDS encoding BolA family protein: protein MQALEVKSFLEGKLPETIVEVEGEGCNFQLNVISDELAALSPVKRQQQIYAHLNPWITDGSIHAVTMKFFSRAAWAERT, encoded by the coding sequence ATGCAGGCCCTAGAAGTTAAGAGCTTCCTTGAAGGAAAGCTGCCGGAAACGATCGTTGAAGTTGAAGGCGAAGGCTGCAATTTCCAGCTGAACGTGATTAGCGATGAACTGGCGGCATTGAGCCCGGTCAAGCGTCAGCAGCAGATCTATGCCCATTTGAACCCGTGGATCACCGATGGCAGCATCCACGCGGTCACTATGAAATTTTTCAGCCGCGCGGCCTGGGCCGAGCGCACCTGA
- the murA gene encoding UDP-N-acetylglucosamine 1-carboxyvinyltransferase, producing the protein MDKLIITGGARLDGEIRISGAKNSALPILAATLLCDGPVTVANLPHLHDITTMIELFGRMGIEPVIDEKLAVEIDPRTIKTLVAPYELVKTMRASILVLGPMVARFGEAEVALPGGCAIGSRPVDLHIRGLEAMGAVIDVEGGYIKAKAPEGGLRGANFFFDTVSVTGTENIMMAAALAKGRSVLQNAAREPEVVDLANFLNAMGAKVSGAGTDTITIDGVERLHTATYKVMPDRIETGTYLVAAAVTGGRVKVKDTDPTILEAVLEKLREAGAEITTGEDWIELNMHGKRPKAVNVRTAPYPAFPTDMQAQFISLNAIAEGTGAVIETIFENRFMHVYELHRMGAKIQVEGNTAIVTGTDKLKGAPVMATDLRASASLVISALIAEGDTLIDRIYHIDRGYECIEEKLQMLGAKIRRVPG; encoded by the coding sequence ATGGATAAATTGATTATTACCGGCGGTGCCCGCCTTGATGGCGAGATCCGCATTTCCGGTGCGAAAAACTCTGCGCTGCCGATTCTGGCAGCGACCCTGCTGTGCGACGGCCCGGTGACTGTGGCCAACCTGCCGCACCTGCACGACATCACCACCATGATCGAGCTGTTCGGCCGCATGGGCATCGAGCCTGTGATCGACGAGAAGCTGGCGGTCGAAATCGACCCGCGCACTATCAAGACTCTGGTTGCCCCGTACGAACTGGTGAAAACCATGCGTGCGTCGATCCTGGTGCTGGGCCCGATGGTTGCCCGTTTCGGCGAAGCCGAAGTGGCCCTGCCTGGCGGTTGCGCCATCGGCTCGCGTCCGGTTGACCTGCACATCCGTGGCCTTGAAGCCATGGGCGCTGTCATCGACGTCGAAGGCGGTTATATCAAGGCCAAGGCGCCGGAAGGCGGCCTGCGCGGTGCGAATTTCTTCTTCGACACCGTCAGCGTGACCGGTACCGAAAACATCATGATGGCCGCTGCCCTGGCCAAAGGCCGCAGTGTCCTGCAAAACGCCGCGCGCGAGCCTGAAGTGGTCGACCTGGCCAACTTCCTGAACGCCATGGGCGCCAAGGTTTCCGGCGCCGGCACCGACACCATCACCATCGATGGTGTAGAGCGTCTGCACACCGCCACCTACAAGGTCATGCCAGACCGTATCGAGACCGGCACCTACCTGGTGGCCGCCGCCGTGACCGGTGGCCGCGTCAAGGTCAAGGACACCGATCCGACCATCCTGGAAGCGGTCCTGGAAAAACTGCGCGAAGCCGGTGCCGAAATCACCACCGGTGAAGACTGGATCGAGCTGAACATGCACGGCAAGCGCCCTAAAGCCGTCAATGTGCGTACCGCTCCATACCCGGCATTCCCGACCGACATGCAGGCGCAGTTCATCTCCCTGAATGCGATTGCCGAAGGCACGGGGGCCGTGATCGAAACCATCTTCGAAAACCGCTTCATGCACGTGTACGAGCTGCACCGCATGGGCGCCAAGATCCAGGTTGAAGGCAACACCGCCATTGTGACCGGCACCGACAAGCTCAAGGGCGCGCCAGTGATGGCCACCGACCTGCGTGCTTCGGCCAGCCTGGTCATCTCGGCACTGATCGCCGAAGGCGACACGCTGATCGATCGCATCTACCACATAGACCGTGGCTACGAGTGCATCGAAGAGAAACTGCAGATGCTCGGCGCGAAAATTCGCCGCGTGCCGGGCTAG